The Coregonus clupeaformis isolate EN_2021a chromosome 3, ASM2061545v1, whole genome shotgun sequence genome includes a region encoding these proteins:
- the zdhhc24 gene encoding probable palmitoyltransferase ZDHHC24, whose product MTLFSFAGRVWDRVEKTCRHLPIVLNTVLVFSITAEVSYLVLVEAPLQSDQKKTHWSTVWKTLHLFAQYFMLGNITWNASLFLKTSPSIQGVFLGSEGMAQGWRYCYTCETHTPPRCSHCYDCKVCVLRRDHHCVFFGQCVGFRNYRYFISCLLFMWTGLLYAVVMNAEVFIIILKEGVTLHSILLLLMPWIMLVSGQVTARAFAFAFIADTCVLGFLLVAAFLFFHLFLLLRGQTTREWYAIRRPYNLGVLGNLRHGLGTRWYVCWLCPLIPSPLPGDGIHFQVTGSLEPEPNRSQ is encoded by the exons ATGACCTTGTTTAGCTTCGCAGGTCGGGTGTGGGATCGCGTGGAGAAGACGTGCCGCCACCTGCCCATCGTTCTGAACACCGTTCTCGTGTTCTCCATCACGGCGGAGGTGAGCTACCTGGTTCTGGTCGAGGCCCCGCTCCAATCGGACCAGAAGAAGACCCATTGGTCTACAGTGTGGAAGACTCTGCACCTCTTCGCGCAGTACTTCATGTTGGGCAACATCACATGGAACGCCTCGCTGTTTCTGAAAACCAGCCCCAGCATTCAAGGAGTGTTCCTGGGCTCAGAAGGCATGGCGCAAGGCTGGAG GTACTGCTACACATGTGAGACCCACACTCCCCCACGGTGCTCCCACTGCTATGACTGTAAAGTGTGTGTTCTGAGACGAGACCACCACTGTGTGTTCTTCGGCCAGTGTGTGGGCTTCCGGAACTACCGCTACTTCATCAGCTGTCTGCTGTTCATGTGGACGGGGCTGCTGTACGCTGTAGTGATGAACGCTGAGGTGTTCATCATCATCCTGAAGGAAGGAGTCACGCTGCACAGTATCCTGCTACTACTCATGCCCTGGATCATGCTCGTCTCTG GTCAGGTGACAGCGCGGGCCTTTGCCTTTGCCTTCATCGCAGACACCTGTGTGTTGGGCTTCCTGCTGGTGGCAGCCTTCCtcttcttccacctcttcctcctcctgcgaGGCCAGACCACCAGGGAGTGGTACGCCATCCGCAGACCCTACAACCTGGGTGTACTGGGCAACCTACGGCACGGCCTGGGTACCCGCTGGTACGTCTGCTGGCTCTGCCCACTCATCCCCTCCCCACTGCCTGGGGATGGCATCCACTTCCAGGTCACAGGGTCGCTGGAGCCGGAGCCCAACCGGTCACAGTAA
- the LOC121545938 gene encoding zinc finger CCCH domain-containing protein 13-like isoform X2, with translation MSTWYMDGAEDNRGGYTKQGPESLLQSERRRMKLQSDLVTLQRDERLSRAVRLQCRWQELSERERRAQQQNRQLLQEFDRAQDTLRDMVTRTTAMNTIRVEYERYLEESFPRWQQQLKQKTLSAQRKRMEQHMKECLRSMEEDRGEERGSRPPIGAQPPLSPCHVQQLQNAAAHQEHHNQNGHQDYIQNGHHHPSIPSIQSSGWLIHARSQLANSQTRMHSKLQQRDMTHHPAHPLHPYCPQSLHPPQPYPVQPPQSYSTHSKPHIVIQQETPPAGYPMQWPAGVAAAALPFRAPVGLQTSWTSPAMPDTQGWRMVQGVAGEDEGREASAATSPEGGSSVGHRQRREKSSDLAHELDIKPVRLWSGHGESSESSRTSSQASKESVGSRERRNRKEKKGGRGGQSSTDRSSAGSGEVVIAVASVSSASVVQSSENDGTSVAGSNKSRRSRGLANSVSAEESGSHREESGSHRAESRSKMQESMIQMESVSHREEVASEKEVPENDMEATEGEEESLVGLSVEEGATVEEEEEIEHDREEGRETEEEEVMGEHDGETEQREGQDEYNEASQRDREEEEVQPESENVSIREHTAEDEEEEERGEEEAEEVQDSEGQVEREEVEWSDRDKEEESENEREESHTSQDGEIEEVVKGSREEEEDVGAGGKRDEDDEGSGGEEEEQRCQDAEEDSAAGQPEDEEERDSDDSIISPPEHRSSKGLAEVVEEEEEEEVIDDNEENEGEDDEGDKVKGYSWSVDPFPDEDDDIESLLAPQAKSQEKQEKEKEKTVVLVKPKAIDEDLDSLSEVKALHKKKGANQDTDSEEFDHFYD, from the exons ATGTCTACCTGGTATATGGACGGTGCCGAGGATAACCGAGGTGGTTATACAAAACAGGGACCAGAAAGTCTGCTACAGAG TGAGCGCAGGAGGATGAAGCTGCAGAGTGACCTTGTGACCTTACAGAGGGATGAGCGCCT taGCCGGGCTGTGCGGCTGCAGTGCCGGTGGCAGGAGCTGAGTGAGAGAGAACGTCGGGCCCAGCAGCAGAATAGGCAGCTGCTGCAGGAGTTTGACAGAGCCCAGGACACTCTGAGAGACATGGTCACCCGCACCACCGCTATGAATACCATAAGA GTGGAGTATGAAAGGTATCTGGAGGAGAGCTTCCCTCGCTGGCAGCAGCAGCTCAAACAGAAGACACTATCTGCCCAACGCAAG CGAATGGAGCAGCACATGAAGGAGTGTCTGAGGAGTATGGAGGAGGATAGGGGTGAAGAGAGGGGCTCCAGACCCCCCATCGGAGCCCAACCTCCACTTTCCCCAT GTCATGTCCAACAGCTCCAGAATGCCGCTGCGCATCAAGAACACCACAACCAAAATGGCCACCAGGACTACATCCAAAATGGCCACCATCATCCCAGCATCCCTTCAATTCAGTCCTCTGGTTGGTTGATTCATGCTCGTTCCCAATTGGCTAATTCCCAAACCAGAATGCACTCCAAACTCCAACAAAGAGACATGACTCACCACCCTGCTCACCCCCTCCATCCCTATTGCCCTcagtctctccacccccctcagcCTTACCCTGTCCAGCCCCCTCAGTCCTACTCCACCCACAGTAAGCCCCACATCGTGATCCAGCAGGAGACACCACCGGCAGGGTACCCCATGCAATGGCCTGCTGGGGTGGCCGCTGCTGCGCTCCCTTTCAGGGCCCCAGTGGGCCTTCAAACCTCCTGGACCAGCCCTGCCATGCCGGATACCCAGGGATGGAGAATGGTACAGGGTGTGGCGGGggaggatgaggggagggaggCCAGTGCAGCGACTAGTCCTGAAGGAGGGAGCAGTGTGGgacacagacagaggagagagaagagtagcGATCTGGCACATGAGCTGGACATCAAACCAG tgcgtCTGTGGAGTGGACATGGAGAGAGCAGTGAGAGCAGCAGAACCTCCAGTCAGGCCAGTAAAGAGAGCGTCGGCAGCAgggagaggaggaacaggaaggagaagaagggaggaagaggaggacagagCTCAACAGACAGGTCCTCTGCAGGATCCGGGGAAGTGGTTATTGCTGTGGCTTCAGTATCTTCTGCCTCTGTGGTACAAAGCTCAGAGAATGATGGGACATCGGTGGCAGGGAGCAACAAGAGCAGGAGGAGTAGAGGACTGGCTAACTCAGTCAGTGCAGAGGAGTCAGGCAGTCATAGAGAGGAATCAGGGAGTCATAGGGCAGAGTCAAGAAGTAAAATGCAGGAGTCAATGATTCAAATGGAGTCAGTGAGTCATAGGGAGGAAGTAGCCAGTGAGAAAGAAGTACCAGAGAATGACATGGAGGCcacagagggagaagaggagagtctggttggactcagtgtggaggAGGGAGCAACagtagaagaagaggaggaaattGAACatgacagagaggaggggagagaaacagaggaagaagaggTAATGGGAGAACATGATGGCGAAACAGAGCAAAGAGAAGGTCAGGATGAATACAATGAGGcaagtcagagagacagagaggaagaagaagTCCAACCAGAAAGTGAGAATGTTTCTATAAGGGAGCACACTGCAGAggacgaggaagaggaggagaggggagaggaagaagcAGAGGAGGTGCAGGACTCAGAAGGGCAGGTAGAGCGCGAGGAGGTGGAATGGAGTGATAGAGACAAAGAGGAAGAGAGCGAGAACGAAAGAGAGGAATCACACACTTCTCAGGACGGAGAGATAGAAGAGGTAGTTAAGGGtagcagagaagaagaggaggatgtggGAGCTGGGGGTAAAAGAGATGAGGATGACGAGGGGTCAGGGGGTGAAGAAGAGGAGCAGCGTTGTCAGGATGCTGAGGAAGACTCAGCAGCAGGGCAGCCtgaagatgaagaggagagagactctGACGACAGCATCATCTCACCACCAGAACACAG GTCATCCAAAGGCCTGGCAGAGgtagtggaagaggaggaggaagaagaagtgaTCGATGATAATGAGGAAAATGAGGGTGAAGATGATGAAGGTGACAAAGTGAAGGGGTATTCATGGTCTGTAGATCCCTTTccagatgaggatgatgataTTGAAAGTCTTCTTGCTCCACAGGCAAAGTCTCAGGAAAAACA agagaaagagaaggagaagacAGTGGTCCTTGTCAAACCCAAAG CCATAGATGAAGACTTGGACAGTTTGTCTGAAGTAAAAGCACTTCACAAAAAGAAAGGAGCCAATCAGGACACAGACTCAGAAGAGTTTGATCACTTCTATGACTGA
- the LOC121545938 gene encoding zinc finger CCCH domain-containing protein 13-like isoform X1, translating into MSTWYMDGAEDNRGGYTKQGPESLLQSERRRMKLQSDLVTLQRDERLSRAVRLQCRWQELSERERRAQQQNRQLLQEFDRAQDTLRDMVTRTTAMNTIRVEYERYLEESFPRWQQQLKQKTLSAQRKRMEQHMKECLRSMEEDRGEERGSRPPIGAQPPLSPCNTNTPLYSSYTHLTSHLTSHLTVISLSLGHVQQLQNAAAHQEHHNQNGHQDYIQNGHHHPSIPSIQSSGWLIHARSQLANSQTRMHSKLQQRDMTHHPAHPLHPYCPQSLHPPQPYPVQPPQSYSTHSKPHIVIQQETPPAGYPMQWPAGVAAAALPFRAPVGLQTSWTSPAMPDTQGWRMVQGVAGEDEGREASAATSPEGGSSVGHRQRREKSSDLAHELDIKPVRLWSGHGESSESSRTSSQASKESVGSRERRNRKEKKGGRGGQSSTDRSSAGSGEVVIAVASVSSASVVQSSENDGTSVAGSNKSRRSRGLANSVSAEESGSHREESGSHRAESRSKMQESMIQMESVSHREEVASEKEVPENDMEATEGEEESLVGLSVEEGATVEEEEEIEHDREEGRETEEEEVMGEHDGETEQREGQDEYNEASQRDREEEEVQPESENVSIREHTAEDEEEEERGEEEAEEVQDSEGQVEREEVEWSDRDKEEESENEREESHTSQDGEIEEVVKGSREEEEDVGAGGKRDEDDEGSGGEEEEQRCQDAEEDSAAGQPEDEEERDSDDSIISPPEHRSSKGLAEVVEEEEEEEVIDDNEENEGEDDEGDKVKGYSWSVDPFPDEDDDIESLLAPQAKSQEKQEKEKEKTVVLVKPKAIDEDLDSLSEVKALHKKKGANQDTDSEEFDHFYD; encoded by the exons ATGTCTACCTGGTATATGGACGGTGCCGAGGATAACCGAGGTGGTTATACAAAACAGGGACCAGAAAGTCTGCTACAGAG TGAGCGCAGGAGGATGAAGCTGCAGAGTGACCTTGTGACCTTACAGAGGGATGAGCGCCT taGCCGGGCTGTGCGGCTGCAGTGCCGGTGGCAGGAGCTGAGTGAGAGAGAACGTCGGGCCCAGCAGCAGAATAGGCAGCTGCTGCAGGAGTTTGACAGAGCCCAGGACACTCTGAGAGACATGGTCACCCGCACCACCGCTATGAATACCATAAGA GTGGAGTATGAAAGGTATCTGGAGGAGAGCTTCCCTCGCTGGCAGCAGCAGCTCAAACAGAAGACACTATCTGCCCAACGCAAG CGAATGGAGCAGCACATGAAGGAGTGTCTGAGGAGTATGGAGGAGGATAGGGGTGAAGAGAGGGGCTCCAGACCCCCCATCGGAGCCCAACCTCCACTTTCCCCATGTAACACCAACACACCCTTATACAGTTCATATACCCACCTTACCTCCCACCTTACCTCCCACCtcactgtcatttctctttcttTAGGTCATGTCCAACAGCTCCAGAATGCCGCTGCGCATCAAGAACACCACAACCAAAATGGCCACCAGGACTACATCCAAAATGGCCACCATCATCCCAGCATCCCTTCAATTCAGTCCTCTGGTTGGTTGATTCATGCTCGTTCCCAATTGGCTAATTCCCAAACCAGAATGCACTCCAAACTCCAACAAAGAGACATGACTCACCACCCTGCTCACCCCCTCCATCCCTATTGCCCTcagtctctccacccccctcagcCTTACCCTGTCCAGCCCCCTCAGTCCTACTCCACCCACAGTAAGCCCCACATCGTGATCCAGCAGGAGACACCACCGGCAGGGTACCCCATGCAATGGCCTGCTGGGGTGGCCGCTGCTGCGCTCCCTTTCAGGGCCCCAGTGGGCCTTCAAACCTCCTGGACCAGCCCTGCCATGCCGGATACCCAGGGATGGAGAATGGTACAGGGTGTGGCGGGggaggatgaggggagggaggCCAGTGCAGCGACTAGTCCTGAAGGAGGGAGCAGTGTGGgacacagacagaggagagagaagagtagcGATCTGGCACATGAGCTGGACATCAAACCAG tgcgtCTGTGGAGTGGACATGGAGAGAGCAGTGAGAGCAGCAGAACCTCCAGTCAGGCCAGTAAAGAGAGCGTCGGCAGCAgggagaggaggaacaggaaggagaagaagggaggaagaggaggacagagCTCAACAGACAGGTCCTCTGCAGGATCCGGGGAAGTGGTTATTGCTGTGGCTTCAGTATCTTCTGCCTCTGTGGTACAAAGCTCAGAGAATGATGGGACATCGGTGGCAGGGAGCAACAAGAGCAGGAGGAGTAGAGGACTGGCTAACTCAGTCAGTGCAGAGGAGTCAGGCAGTCATAGAGAGGAATCAGGGAGTCATAGGGCAGAGTCAAGAAGTAAAATGCAGGAGTCAATGATTCAAATGGAGTCAGTGAGTCATAGGGAGGAAGTAGCCAGTGAGAAAGAAGTACCAGAGAATGACATGGAGGCcacagagggagaagaggagagtctggttggactcagtgtggaggAGGGAGCAACagtagaagaagaggaggaaattGAACatgacagagaggaggggagagaaacagaggaagaagaggTAATGGGAGAACATGATGGCGAAACAGAGCAAAGAGAAGGTCAGGATGAATACAATGAGGcaagtcagagagacagagaggaagaagaagTCCAACCAGAAAGTGAGAATGTTTCTATAAGGGAGCACACTGCAGAggacgaggaagaggaggagaggggagaggaagaagcAGAGGAGGTGCAGGACTCAGAAGGGCAGGTAGAGCGCGAGGAGGTGGAATGGAGTGATAGAGACAAAGAGGAAGAGAGCGAGAACGAAAGAGAGGAATCACACACTTCTCAGGACGGAGAGATAGAAGAGGTAGTTAAGGGtagcagagaagaagaggaggatgtggGAGCTGGGGGTAAAAGAGATGAGGATGACGAGGGGTCAGGGGGTGAAGAAGAGGAGCAGCGTTGTCAGGATGCTGAGGAAGACTCAGCAGCAGGGCAGCCtgaagatgaagaggagagagactctGACGACAGCATCATCTCACCACCAGAACACAG GTCATCCAAAGGCCTGGCAGAGgtagtggaagaggaggaggaagaagaagtgaTCGATGATAATGAGGAAAATGAGGGTGAAGATGATGAAGGTGACAAAGTGAAGGGGTATTCATGGTCTGTAGATCCCTTTccagatgaggatgatgataTTGAAAGTCTTCTTGCTCCACAGGCAAAGTCTCAGGAAAAACA agagaaagagaaggagaagacAGTGGTCCTTGTCAAACCCAAAG CCATAGATGAAGACTTGGACAGTTTGTCTGAAGTAAAAGCACTTCACAAAAAGAAAGGAGCCAATCAGGACACAGACTCAGAAGAGTTTGATCACTTCTATGACTGA
- the LOC121538111 gene encoding ribonuclease H2 subunit C-like: MSDCNTNHSTGQHTPHELRLHTPKTNIPVLKKTLLPLKEKTVSFRGRGLKGQEVSCPQGYTGLVLREVNKPGFDQEDRTVKVSSVFHNVIYWNLETPPNSDDGIIMAMAWPDLAEAIHGPVDD; this comes from the exons ATGAGTGACTGCAATACTAAT CACAGTACGGGGCAGCATACCCCACATGAGTTGAGACTGCACACGCCAAAAACAAATATTCCTGTGTTGAAGAAGACGCTCTTACCATTGAAAG AGAAAACGGTGTCGTTCAGGGGTCGTGGGTTAAAAGGTCAGGAGGTCAGCTGTCCGCAGGGCTACACAGGCCTGGTGCTGAGAGAGGTCAACAAACCAGGCTTTGACCAGGAG gacaGGACAGTGAAGGTGTCCTCAGTGTTCCATAACGTAATCTACTGGAACCTCGAGACTCCGCCCAACTCTGACGACGGCATCATCATGGCAATGGCCTGGCCAGATCTGGCAGAAGCG ATACACGGGCCAGTGGATGACTGA